A single Symbiobacterium thermophilum IAM 14863 DNA region contains:
- a CDS encoding 16S rRNA (uracil(1498)-N(3))-methyltransferase, with protein sequence MTPRFFLERVEGDEVVLPRADSHHLLRVLRAGPGTPFVVLSGGMAYDCVLHRVDDGLARGRIRAAEPAAGEPAIRITLFQGLAKGEKMELVLQHGTELGIAEFVAVAAARSVVRLDERKAAQRTERWQRIAREAAEQSRRGAVPTVAPPHTWKEAVARIPEFDLALVAWEGGGEPLRAALEARPEARDIAVFIGPEGGLTAEEVELARQAGAVPVTLGPRILRTETAPLAAVAAILYARGEWG encoded by the coding sequence ATGACGCCGCGGTTCTTCCTGGAGCGGGTGGAGGGCGACGAGGTGGTCCTGCCCCGCGCAGACTCCCACCACCTGCTGCGGGTGCTCCGGGCCGGGCCCGGGACGCCCTTCGTCGTCCTCTCCGGCGGCATGGCCTACGACTGCGTGCTCCACCGGGTGGACGACGGCCTGGCCCGGGGGCGGATCCGGGCCGCGGAGCCGGCCGCCGGCGAGCCGGCCATCCGCATCACGCTGTTTCAGGGCCTCGCCAAGGGGGAGAAGATGGAGCTGGTGCTCCAGCACGGCACCGAGCTGGGGATCGCGGAGTTCGTCGCCGTGGCGGCGGCGCGCAGCGTCGTCCGGCTGGACGAGCGCAAGGCGGCCCAGCGGACCGAGCGCTGGCAGCGCATCGCGCGCGAGGCGGCGGAGCAGTCCCGGCGGGGGGCGGTGCCCACCGTTGCTCCGCCGCACACCTGGAAGGAGGCGGTGGCGCGCATCCCGGAGTTCGACCTGGCCCTGGTGGCCTGGGAGGGCGGGGGCGAGCCGCTCCGGGCGGCGCTGGAGGCTCGCCCGGAGGCCAGGGATATCGCGGTGTTCATCGGCCCGGAGGGGGGCCTGACCGCCGAGGAGGTGGAGCTGGCCAGGCAGGCCGGTGCGGTCCCCGTCACGTTGGGCCCGCGCATCCTGCGGACGGAGACGGCCCCGTTGGCCGCGGTCGCCGCGATCCTGTACGCGCGCGGCGAGTGGGGCTGA
- the prmA gene encoding 50S ribosomal protein L11 methyltransferase — protein MRYLEIRIRCQRAAADAVGNLLLTLTGAGYAVDDPLIVEQNRSRWDMTDLPPGDPEWVTVSGWLPEAGDVEQQRLRLETGLDEIRSLGLGAVDPARFRWVEEEDWAHAWKAYFRPTRVGDRLVVVPAWEEYAPQEGELPIRIDPGMAFGTGTHATTALCMRWLEELVTPGSRVIDVGTGSGILAVAAKHLGAAEVVAIDVDPVAVDAARENAGRNGVEIDVRLATLDQVAEGEADLIVANIIASVIVDILPDVASRLKPGGRFLASGIIAARKEAVTEAMTDAWLLPVGAREQDGWVAILAMKP, from the coding sequence TTGCGATACCTGGAGATCCGCATCCGCTGCCAGCGTGCCGCCGCCGACGCCGTGGGGAACCTGCTCCTCACGCTGACCGGCGCCGGCTACGCGGTGGACGACCCCCTGATCGTGGAACAGAACCGGTCCCGATGGGACATGACCGACCTGCCGCCCGGCGACCCGGAGTGGGTGACGGTTTCCGGGTGGCTGCCCGAGGCGGGTGACGTCGAGCAGCAGCGGCTCCGCCTGGAGACCGGGCTGGACGAAATCCGGTCGCTGGGGCTGGGGGCGGTGGATCCGGCCCGCTTCCGCTGGGTGGAGGAGGAGGACTGGGCTCACGCCTGGAAGGCCTACTTCCGGCCGACCCGCGTCGGCGACCGGCTGGTGGTGGTCCCCGCCTGGGAGGAGTACGCCCCGCAGGAGGGGGAGCTGCCCATCCGGATCGACCCGGGCATGGCGTTCGGCACGGGGACCCACGCCACCACGGCGCTCTGCATGCGCTGGCTGGAGGAGCTGGTCACGCCGGGGAGCCGGGTGATCGACGTCGGCACCGGTTCGGGCATCCTGGCCGTGGCGGCCAAGCACCTCGGGGCGGCGGAGGTGGTGGCCATCGACGTGGATCCCGTGGCGGTGGATGCCGCGCGGGAGAACGCCGGGCGCAACGGGGTCGAGATCGACGTCCGGCTGGCGACGCTGGACCAGGTGGCCGAGGGCGAGGCGGACCTGATCGTGGCCAACATCATCGCCTCGGTCATCGTTGACATCCTGCCGGACGTGGCTTCCCGGTTGAAGCCGGGCGGCCGTTTCCTGGCCTCGGGAATCATCGCGGCCAGGAAGGAGGCCGTCACCGAGGCAATGACCGACGCGTGGCTCCTGCCGGTGGGCGCCCGCGAGCAGGACGGCTGGGTGGCGATCCTGGCGATGAAGCCATGA
- a CDS encoding PIG-L deacetylase family protein, with protein MPEHAEARPDRTLAVKRRLFSGLYRFGSLRWVEWMAACLVAPDHPELARAQGELLVSTPRRVLAFTAHPDDLEFFCGGTLRRMALAGSRITAVVLTDGEKRGNWRDLAEQRQAEQWQAARLQGYEAVHFLGLPDFGLAEDPRLERLLARAWDHAGPEVVLAFDPKELVPQMAHRDHKALGRAVMDLARSRAVSGAQVYFYGTRHPDVLVDISPVIDDKVRAVRAHRSQMVYLDEAETDGAVRLMARIMAGRSGVAYAEGLFRLL; from the coding sequence ATGCCCGAGCATGCGGAGGCCCGGCCCGACCGCACCCTCGCCGTGAAGCGGCGGCTGTTCTCCGGGCTCTATCGGTTCGGGAGCCTGCGCTGGGTCGAGTGGATGGCCGCCTGCCTCGTCGCGCCGGATCACCCCGAGCTGGCCCGCGCGCAGGGCGAACTGCTGGTGAGCACGCCGCGGCGGGTGCTGGCCTTCACCGCGCACCCCGACGACCTGGAGTTCTTCTGCGGCGGCACCCTCAGGCGGATGGCCCTGGCGGGGAGCCGCATCACGGCCGTGGTGCTCACCGACGGCGAAAAGCGCGGGAACTGGCGGGATCTGGCCGAACAGCGCCAGGCGGAGCAGTGGCAGGCCGCGCGCCTGCAGGGCTACGAGGCGGTCCACTTCCTCGGCCTGCCGGACTTCGGCCTGGCCGAAGATCCCCGTCTGGAGCGGCTGCTCGCCAGGGCCTGGGACCATGCCGGGCCGGAGGTGGTGCTGGCCTTCGACCCCAAGGAGCTGGTGCCCCAGATGGCCCACCGGGACCACAAGGCCCTGGGGCGCGCCGTGATGGACCTGGCCCGCTCCCGCGCCGTGAGCGGTGCGCAGGTCTACTTCTACGGCACCCGCCATCCGGATGTGCTGGTGGACATCTCGCCGGTGATCGACGACAAGGTGCGGGCGGTCCGGGCGCACCGGAGCCAGATGGTGTACCTGGACGAGGCCGAGACCGACGGGGCCGTACGGCTGATGGCCCGCATCATGGCCGGCCGTTCGGGCGTCGCCTACGCCGAGGGGCTCTTCCGGCTGCTTTAG
- a CDS encoding PIG-L deacetylase family protein, translating to MSAVERRSGPVLPWLIAGSAVATAWVVWRRMQQPYYPSVALQAGLEMVGRRWRVLAIGPHPGDLELFAGGTLRLLSQNGSAVTLAVLSRGEQATNRANIGEIRAREAEQAATILRAELVQLDLPDGGIRPGPELERALDELWARTRPELVLAFDPKGPTPLAQNPDHLALGAAVLARARSSVWRGERIYFYAARQPNVLVDITEVLQEKLNAVKAHRSQLLGPDWAVDSFGRFVSRLYSGRVPALYTEAFYRLV from the coding sequence GTGAGCGCAGTGGAACGACGATCGGGACCGGTACTGCCCTGGCTGATCGCCGGCAGCGCGGTGGCGACGGCGTGGGTGGTCTGGCGGCGGATGCAGCAGCCCTACTACCCCAGCGTCGCCCTGCAGGCGGGGCTGGAGATGGTCGGCCGCCGCTGGCGGGTGCTGGCCATCGGCCCGCACCCGGGGGACCTGGAGCTGTTCGCCGGCGGCACCCTCCGGCTGCTCTCCCAGAACGGCAGCGCCGTGACCCTCGCGGTGCTCTCCCGGGGCGAGCAGGCGACCAACCGGGCCAACATCGGCGAGATCCGGGCACGGGAGGCCGAGCAGGCGGCGACGATCCTCCGGGCGGAGCTGGTGCAGCTGGACCTGCCCGACGGCGGGATCCGCCCCGGGCCCGAGCTGGAGCGCGCGCTGGATGAGCTGTGGGCGCGCACCCGCCCCGAGCTGGTGCTCGCCTTCGACCCCAAGGGGCCGACGCCGCTCGCCCAGAACCCGGACCACCTCGCCCTGGGCGCCGCCGTGCTGGCCAGGGCGCGCAGCTCCGTGTGGCGGGGCGAACGCATCTACTTCTACGCCGCCCGCCAGCCCAACGTGCTGGTGGACATCACCGAGGTGCTCCAGGAGAAGCTGAACGCGGTGAAGGCCCACCGGAGCCAGTTGCTGGGCCCGGACTGGGCCGTGGACTCCTTCGGCCGTTTCGTCAGCCGCCTTTACTCCGGGCGGGTGCCGGCCCTGTACACCGAAGCCTTCTATCGGCTGGTATGA